The genomic DNA CCAGGCCGAGAAAGCCGGTGTTTACCGAATGGTTTTCCAGGGTATGCTCGCCGTGCAGCCGCCGGACCAGGGCTCGGGCGCGGCTCATGTCGGTGTAGAGATATTCGGACAGGACCATAAGGTCCACCCAGAGCTTGTCGAAGACCGCCTTCACGGGCTGCTCGAAGAACTCGGCCAGCCTGCGGGTCAAAGCCTGGGTGAATATGTCCGCGATCTCCTTTTCCTTGAGGTTCCGATCCACAAGGACAAGGTCGAGCTGGTAGCTGATGTGCTTGACGTAGACCGGATGGTCCTCGCGGGAAAAGAAGACCACCCCCCGGCCGGTCAGGGCGGCCAGTTCGGCCACCTGTTCGTTGGAGAGCCTGCCGCCGACCTTGTAGTACGGAATCACCCGGGCCACATCCTCCTTGAAAGTGAAGATGTTCAACGGAGGACGATACTTGTTGAAGCTGCTGAGGATATCGGCGCTAACCTGATAATACTCCTCGTTGAGACCATCTGGGATGTCGTGCTTCTGGTCGGCTCGCATGGGCTGGCTAGTCCTCTTCCTTGCTCA from Pseudodesulfovibrio thermohalotolerans includes the following:
- a CDS encoding HD-GYP domain-containing protein, which codes for MRADQKHDIPDGLNEEYYQVSADILSSFNKYRPPLNIFTFKEDVARVIPYYKVGGRLSNEQVAELAALTGRGVVFFSREDHPVYVKHISYQLDLVLVDRNLKEKEIADIFTQALTRRLAEFFEQPVKAVFDKLWVDLMVLSEYLYTDMSRARALVRRLHGEHTLENHSVNTGFLGLALWAKLKDGKLPDSVRRPVFDRVLAGLFLHDLGMAKVPLFLRTKDKPLTGEERVKVNSHTKVGFEMLGKLGLRYPEIDQCVTEHHERLNGSGYPLKSTRQEFPGRLTAVADSFCAMISKRPYAEPMGYLPASTALAQDPRYDQEITKALQTLLLVDLKLKS